Below is a window of Arabidopsis thaliana chromosome 2, partial sequence DNA.
GAGGGGAAAAAAAGATGGTCAATGTCTCGGTTAAGTAATATGGTCACACaacgttttctttttcgtGTATTCCTCTCCCTATTTTGGTGAGCATTATGATAATGAAAACGTATCTACAGAAGTAGGATAAGTTTCTTTTAATAGTCAAGAGGTTTTTAGTCCAATAAATAATcgaaaaaaatagtttgttgTTTATAAATCGATCGTTCAGTCAAGTCGTGGAGCCGGTAATCACTACAAAAAGAATTTATccattaaacaaagaaaataaattcatgTACTACATTGCTACATTGGACAAGGCACACAAATTATCATCGATCGCTAGTTATCTCCATGCCAATGTTGTGATAAATAAGGACGTACGTAAATTCAAccataaattcataattacATTGACAAAGTAGCTAAATTGCCATAAAATGAAGGAGACTCTAATTTTTCGTAAAACTATCAACTATAAAACTTTCATTTCTAAATGCTATTATTCAATCGTCATAATCCTTCGTTAAAACGTTTGCTTTTAAGTTATGTTCAATATAGCGACTTGATGACACTTTGATTTCGCTTTGTAGCATATAAACATATACTACATTTCAACATTtgttcatgaatcatgatatTCATATATTGACTCGTTATATATCCTAACCATGTGACGGTAATTAAAGCATTTTACTAGTTTTAGACAAGTTATATTCAACGCTATagttttactaattatatatttacatgcatataaacataaattcgAGACAGATTCTATTATTTATATGAACTTGGACCTTTGTTGTATCTACtaaaaatgaatttgatgGACACAAGGTGGTAGACCAGTCTTTCCTAAAATGGGGAGGCCACAAATGGTTAGTGTATGAGATAGGTGTCGTTATATCTTTGGTTCTTTGGCAATTAAGGAATGTCCATCTATATTGAAATTGTCCTAAAATAGAAAAGGCAAACCATCACTAATCACTACAATAAGTGTGTGCTCTGTAATTTATTTCAGTGTTACTTTATTAACCTCTTAATGGTATTGTTATGTACACCGACGTTCGAATTTTCAAGTATTAAGTTGCCCTATGTGTAAATAATATTAAGGTGAATCATAAATCATGGTGAATGTGAATCTCAgtatttttgtcaaaactttcatatatttgatttccCAATTCCTCGCGCcttataatttttatactttataaaagttttgaatttttattaaaggGAGCAGGGAACAcctttaagaaataaataaataaacaattgaTGCTATactaagaaaaattaaattgatCCAAAACAATatgctaaatatatatatgatggaTAGTCGGTACTATTGAGGAAGTGggaaattttcatatatacttCAACCTAAAATTGGatgattttttattaactGGGatattatacaaaataattctgacaaaaaaacaaataatttaaaatagtcggtatatataaaagagagAGTTGTTCGCATCAATTTAAAGTATGAATTTAAACCATCATGTTTTTCAcatgtttaacttttttttggcttttcgGATTGTCCCTTAATTTGGACCATACATGATACATCACCTATCGACTCTCTTAAAATGAAGATTAAATTTGTAACGTTAACCAAATAGTCTGATCTCTTGGGATTTATAAGTCACTTTTGCAACGTTAAGACATTAAGTGGccgaaaagagaaaattaagaGAACTTCTGGGGAATATAACAGTACTAAATGATTGCAGTAGATAAAACATTACAATCTATAGGATTAGTACGAAACAAATTAGGTTAGTGTGTTTAGTACGGTTGGTggagaataaataaaacaatcaaaatattacTCCAAGTCTCCAACACTTGCATAtttcaacaaaagttttaaagcTGGTTTAACCCAAAAAGAACCCATATGGTTTGTcatcgagtttttttttttatggtacgattttcttattttcaaaaactaattacAACTAAAAATTACGTACCCATTAGGCTATTATACAATAACAACTCAAAATGAACCAAATGTGGAATTGAAGCCTAGACAGGCAATGGAATTATAAAGGATAAGTaatacaatcaaaatacaatttaagAAGAGAGGTAGAGTGTGTTCTAGTAAGTTAATTTCttagataaaaattattttattttgcgCAAGGCCATAGGTTATTTCTAGTATACATGAATTGGTAACATATGCGTTAATTGTGATAGAGGCTcatgttatttttgtgtttccgTACGGAATATAGGGCAGTCGATCAACTCAATCATTTTTCAATGAAGTCTGGCTAAACATGATTGGTTTGGATCAACCCAAACAATAAATATTCAAGCAAATGAATAGAGATATGCGGTTGTCGTAGTTGGGACAGAACCACCACAtttcatttgttgttgttagatTCACTaacacattcttttttttcttttgaagatattttggGCGAAGgcttatatatattctaaaacGGTGACACacaataatcattttcttatttttctttctcatataattatattaaatatttttggttagttattataatttaaacaaCACTCTCctaaaaattttgttttggcattttcaaatattcaaaaatatttaaatatatatttttcattaaatgtaaaatttattgaaCCCAAAAAATCGTGTTTATATCAAGTGCATAGTctattttcttacatattacTAAAACAATGAAATCTACATTCAAAGTTTGTTAACTTATTTGTCTTGTTAGTTCTAGTTTGATTGTTATCTATTATCTATACTTATTTTATTTGCTCAAATTGTTTTAAGCAAAAATTTATTGATCTTGATATATCCATAATTTCTTTGGATTACCTTAAATCTTAAATCTTAAAGTCAAACCAACATAGGTTATTTTAgtctcttcttcgttttcgGTCCTCAAACTCGAGACATTTCCAACTCTTCTCTTTAAACTGGCTAGGTGATAAGTCGGGTAGGCTATCAAAACCGGATTTTTCTGCTcgttttgattgttttgtacTAAGTTCTCTGCTATcacaatttaaatttttaattagtgGAAATCAGTCGGCAACTTCTACAACAAAAACGCATCCACACACCGTGTCAACAAAAGTACTTTGGAGTAATATTAAATAGAATGTGATATATAATGAATGTGAACCTTTTTATCAAGACATTCGGTACATTGTAATTGTATATTATTGGTCTCCAACTAACCTAAGGAATAAGACAATTTCTAttctaagttttattttttcttaaccatTTCTAATCTATTTATTATGGAAGAATGTCAAACTcgtgttataaaaaaaagaatgtcaAACTCATGTAGccactatttatttattttaaaagtttctttttatGATATTACTATTAGGAAGCGTATGAGCTAGGTATATACCCCACCGCCcaatattctatatatatgagcAAAGAACATTCATACCAACATCACAACGAGAAAGATAGATTCatctttcaatctttttttatcttaaaacaaaactttgtgtgaagagaaagatggAGATAGAATCAAAGTTCAAGAgaatatgtgtgttttgtggAAGTAGTGCTGGTAATAAAGTCAGTTACAAAGATGCTGCTATCGAACTCGGAACCGAACTGGTGAATTTCCATTTTcacttcctttttcttttagaatcttgttttctttcatatttttttttttcttaaagtcTCGTTTTCTATAGAAAATTagtcttttcattttttttcaaagcTTAAGAGTaacatagaagaagagaaaaaagctctgtttttcCATTTCCAGATTGAAAACAATCGAGAATTAGCAGTTCCAAGTTTTTGGGAAGACTCATGTCGTAGACCttagattcttttgtttttgttgtttaaagaCTTAAGATTTCACATCTTGGtagtaaattttaaaaccgtaaaaatacaaaaaccacataaataacataaaagaGTTAACTTAaccaattttgatttctgtaTTGAATAATTTATGAGTAGTGTGAAGCacaaatatttctttgttatgaaacaaaaatattttcttatcattttctttttgacttaTTGACTTCTTGTAAATACCTGAATATCAAAATGTTGGATctctaataattatttttttccgtTGACCCAATTAAAGGTAGTATTATTTACAAGTTGCTAGGAAATGGGTTTAATCATTTGACTTGTCATAACTAAAGTATTTTAAGCCATTTAGAGTTAGTGGAGTCAGCAATTCATATCAAAACATTTCCCATTATCTTCTTTAGATGATTATTGTTTGAAATATCATCTTCAATTTGTACTTACTGTGGTCAGTGGTAGAAACATAGTTCTAACGCTTAAAAAGGATGAAAttcaaaagtattttttaGTTGAATTTGTGATGGGAAAGTtcatactttatttttgttttaccatcttttttttttcatgtactTTCGTGGGTACTTTTACCAGAAAATGTAATTATGGAGTTTCCATCTTTATAGTTTTTCTACAATATCTTTATCCACTACTATTTGATgtaatgctttttttttttctattttgtcgACACAATTGTAATCCTTTTTATCAATTAACTATGACAATGACCACTATAATTAACACCAAAAATTACTAAAAccaaatgttgtttttgtagGTATCGAGAAATATCGATCTTGTCTATGGTGGAGGGAGCATTGGTTTAATGGGTTTGATTTCTCAAGCTGTTTTCAATGGAGGTCGCCATGTCATTGGGTTCGTTTaaacctctcttttttttttttttcttaaaatttcaatGTTCTCcagtaattaacaaaaaatggaTAATTTTGCCATACGTGTAGTATTTGTGACGATTACTTTTTAACcaactttttttgtcttgttaCTGTCTTCAGGGTTATCCCCAAGACACTAATGCCAAGAGAGGTACGTCCGAAATATAACTCcagaataatatttatgaactattgtttttttcttaccactttcataaaaacaaattctagaGTTTAAAGAAATTGGTGGTAGATAATTTAACAAGAACATCAACCTCATAAATGTTATCTTTAAAACGCGTATATCACATTTGTCTCATATTAGAGTGTGTTTCAATTGAGACAAAACAGGCCAATTTATTGGCCGGTGATATTTTCATGTTTCccttatcttatttttttgttaggagtataatttaattattttgtctGTCTTTTGAAATGTGTAGTTAATTtctaatgaaaaataaaaataaaaagccaCCAATCATGTTGCTCCAAAATATGATTACCTTTCTACGAAAGGGGTCAAGGTGATAAATGTAAGGAAAACACCTCGAGAGACTAAATCATCATTACCTCTATCCTTTCTCACAACATAATGGGCTAAAATATGATTGCATAAGATAAAAATGGATTTGTATATTACATGTTGAATCCAAAACAGTAGCATTAAGAGCCATTTTGTTAGATTCACACATCTTTGGAGGaagaaaaccataaaacaaGTGGTGTGAGTGTGTAAGagatttgtctttttgttttggaatatATAGAAGACACAAGTGGTGAGAGTGAgtggtaataaaaaaataacaaacaatattGTGTAAATTGTGGATAAAGATAACAGGAGAGACAGTGGGAGAAGTGAAGGCAGTAGCAGACATGCACCAAAGGAAAGCTGAAATGGCTAAGCACTCTGATGCTTTTATCGCTTTACCTGGTTGgttccttttcattttcttatccACCATTTTAATCATTAGATTTTATACAAAATGTGATTAGTAAAATGGGAATTTATAATGTTGAATGTTATTATGTAGGTGGGTATGGGACACTTGAAGAGCTTCTTGAAGTTATCACTTGGGCACAGCTAGGCATCCATGATAAACCAGTAATCATTTTGCTTccatttctatttatatatattacattataCATTCCTAATAACTTGAAGTAATCTTAGACTAAACTAGGTAAttaacaaggaaaaataacTATTGCCATCAAATAGTGAAAGAAAATCTCCTAAAGAgaatacattattttttaggTAACACGTTATTTTAGTTCTATTTTATGGACATCTTTTTTTCACATACGTCCTAACCAAAGTAAACTCTAAAactctaattttcttttagtaaaTTAGACGTTCACATTAGAAATAATCTATAACGAACGATTAATCGATCGTGACGAAAATCGTAAATGATTGATAAATTCgtcaaatgaaaatttaagtCATTACTAGTTTCTTAAATGCCatgttattagttttttttttaccaataaTAATTCTTAATGTTATGAATGTGAAGGTGGGACTGTTGAATGTGGAAGGATACTACAATTCATTGTTATCATTCATAGACAAAGCAGTGGAAGAAGGTTTCATTTCACCAACTGCTCGTCATATCATTGTATCTGCTCCTTCTGCTAAAGAACTTGTCAAGAAACTTGAGGTtgctttttcacttttttctttacttgttTGACTATTTTctgtatagtttttttttttaacttctgtggatttgaaaaaaataggATTATGTACCAAGGCATGAGAAGGTAGCCTCAAAGAAAAGCTGGGAGATGGAGCAAATAGGGCTAAGTCCCACTTGTGAAATCTCAAGATGAAAAAGGACTAATTAATTTCCTTAATTAGGACAACCCAATTGAATGATCTCTCCAAATTGGGACCCTCTTTATTGATTGTAAAACTTAGTCCAAGCAAACCGGGGAAAAAACAGAttgactttcttctttttgtgtaGTTGATTCTGTtgtttaatgtattttttttagatttttattcgggaaaaaaaaagaaaagacagaaaatatgttggtttttttagtttggattttgtaaTATGTCCCCCAACAAACAACtcaattttatagtttttctttctttctttctttctttctttgttgaatTCTTGTTCTCTAGAGTTCCTTTTTGTTGTGATTATAGTAAATTGAGTTTTGATCAATTCAGATTGAAGTTACAAGTCTCTTGAACCCATTTTATACCACTAAAACCAAAGTATAACGTAATACACCATTAAACAAGACTAGTAACCCCTTTTGTAAAAAGTTGATTTACTAATTCTATAAAGCTGTAAAATAGTGAATTAAAcctttttgtaagaaaaatgatttactaATTCTATAAAGCAGGAagcatagaaaaaaaattgttaatcaaTTCGTATTATActaatgtaaaattaaaattgctCATATTAAAAGGTATTTTTGTCCCTCAAAATTTACAGTAAAAAAGCCAAGtaacaatttttcaaaaaaatataattctaAGCCCAATCATGGAGTTGCTGCATGTACATCAGAACATGGAGTCATGGACCATCTATGGGCTCAGTCCCAAACTTAGCCCATATGTTTCCTTTACAGTAatcttattcttcttattcAACACATATTTCTTAATGATTCTATTTCCTTTGTTGTCACAAATGAAAGTAGTTAAGTTTGACTGATTACGAGAtttagaaacaagaaaaaccagttttaattttcaaatcttgTTGGCTCCAAAAGAATGTAATAAATGAgttgtgtaataaaaaaaagacaggAACAAATGTATGTAATGTCCTAATAATAGAGCTTatcttttgattaattaatcaaaaaagtTTGGGCcttttaagaatttaaaaaacCTCCAAAAATTCGACGCAAATAGGCCTCTCcaccaaatctctctctctttctctctgtcaCACTCTTTATCACTCTCTGCTCTCACAGATCGGAGAATCTCCTCTGAGAGCTCTAATCTCTCAGCTTTCTTCACCGGCGTCTCCGGATCTAATAATCCTGTAAGGCCTGTAAGtaatctcatttttattttcaagatttatttgcgatttcatctcttttatGCTGAATTTGATTTTCGATGTAGCCTTGTTTTAGCTATCAGTATTACAATTAGTTATCACTGTGATATATATCTTCTCTGAAGTATTATGTTTGCGTTTTGAAGCTACTGcagaaaaaagattgaatttttaCAATTTGGGGTGACTCAATTTTGTTGACTAGAGTGTTTGGAGATATTTCTAACTAAATGGGAACAATGCACCGCAGGTATAATTTCCTTAACTGATAGAttgtaatacaaaaaaaagagttttttttccaatatgAAGATTACTACTTAGTGGTTAGTTTTGCAGTGGTGCTCCTCGAAGAACGAATGAAAATGCAAAGGTTATTATTACTACTATTTTGGGGATAGTGTTTGGGACTTTTATTGGTATCACATTACCTTCACTTTCGTTTAAGgtatgagttttgtttttcataggTCCTTTTATGTGTCCCTTTCATTTTTGCACctgttgaattttgtttcgTATTCCTGCAGATTAACTTACCCTCGCGCCTTATATCATCTCTTGATGTAGCCATATCTGGTGACAAATCCCCTGAAGATTTCGGTTCAAGAAAGTTTCCTGAGGTATATAATAAACTTCTTGTTCGGTTCCCTTTCGTTAGCTTTTCGATTATGTTCTAGAATAGTGCCTCATTTCAGATGAAATGTATCGTTTCTGTATGTTTGATTGCAGATATATGTTCCAACTAACCCGCGTGGTGCAGAACTACTACCTCCAGGAATCGTTGTGGCGAAAACTGATTTTTACTTGCGTAGATTATGGGGAGAACCTAATGAAGTATTGACTTCTCATTCTATATTTACTTTCtcaatatatatggttttatcTCTGAAGGCCATTAGAATAGTTAATGTCAAAACAATAACCTTTGCaggatttgaagaagaagccaaaataTCTTGTGACATTTACAGTTGGATTTGAGCAGAGGAACCATATTAATGGAGTTGTTAAGAAGGTTCTGCAATATCAGCATGTGTTTTAGCAAgtattgttttatatattctttgtgGATACACtcagattttttgttttcttgtcatATCTTCAGTTTtctgaagatttccaaattttgCTCTTCCATTATGATGGCCGGACAACTGAATGGGACCAATTTGAGTGGTCGAAGAGCGCGATTCATATTAGTACaagaaagcaaacaaaatgGTTAGTCATCTGGTCATTTACCGGTTATTAAGTATGTTTGTCGAGTATGTTTTTATCGAAATTCTCTACTGGTTTTGGCAGGTGGTACGCGAAGAGGTTTTTGCATCCTGATGTTGTGTCAGCTTATGAGTACATATTTATATGGGATGAAGATCTTGGAGTGGAGCATTTCAATGCGGATAAGTAAGTTATTACTTGTCTGAAGTAGCAGAACaatcttatattttacattttgtgaTGGAATTCTATTAAAACTTCAGGTACATTGAGTTAGTTAAGAAGCatggtttagagatttctcAACCAGGCTTAGAGCCTAACAATGGACTCACATGGGAAATGACAAAGAGGAGAGGTGACCGGGAAGTCCATAAGTAAGATCTCCTTCTCTAACCATTCTTCTTTGcctttctttcaaatttggttctGAATTAAGAAATGTGTTGTTACTTACTGTTGAACAGAGATACAAAAGAGAAACCAGGATGGTGTAAAGACCCACATTTACCTCCATGTGCCGCGTAAGTCTCTCTTTGAAACGTTCTCTTTAGAGCAACTCAAGAGTGTTTAGTCATTGTCAGTACTgagttttctgaaaaaaattcCCTCTCACAGGTTTGTTGAAATAATGGCGCCTGTATTTTCTCGAGAAGCATGGCGATGTGTGTGGCATATGATTCAGGTTCGTCGATCTGTAGATACATAGTCCTAGTCTTAGTCCATCAAAATAATGCTTGTTGTTTTGATcagtttgtttatgtttctgaTGCAGAATGATCTGGTTCATGGATGGGGTCTCGACTTTGCGCTTAGAAGATGCGTTGAAGTAAGTTGTTTTTGCCCCCCCCTTGCTTACCTTAATAACACAATATTCTCTTGACTGATGATGaaaatttgtgtgttttgcttttgcagCCTGCTCATGAGAAGATTGGTGTTGTGGATTCGCAATGGATAATACATAAAGTGATACCTTCACTTGGAAGTCAAGGAAAGTCAGAGAATGGGAAAGCTCCATGGCAAGGAGTGAGAGATAGATGCAAAATGGAATGGACAATGTTTCAGAACCGATTGGCTGATGCTGATAAAGAGTATCTTGGGAAGATGGTGAAagattagatttgtttttcttttttctttctatataattaatatattaaaaaaacttttacttttgtatatcaaatattttacacTAAATTAGGTTTTCATAGGACATGTGTGAAGCCCTTTTTATTGATATTGTGTAAGATTTATACATTTTGATTGAGCTttattatgttgtttgttACTTTCTCCATTTCAAATTCTTagatgtttttaaaaagaaattgcTTTCACTAAACAAGAGAGAAGtgaa
It encodes the following:
- the LOG1 gene encoding Putative lysine decarboxylase family protein encodes the protein MEIESKFKRICVFCGSSAGNKVSYKDAAIELGTELVSRNIDLVYGGGSIGLMGLISQAVFNGGRHVIGVIPKTLMPREITGETVGEVKAVADMHQRKAEMAKHSDAFIALPGGYGTLEELLEVITWAQLGIHDKPVGLLNVEGYYNSLLSFIDKAVEEGFISPTARHIIVSAPSAKELVKKLEVAFSLFSLLV
- the LOG1 gene encoding Putative lysine decarboxylase family protein (LONELY GUY 1 (LOG1); CONTAINS InterPro DOMAIN/s: Conserved hypothetical protein CHP00730 (InterPro:IPR005269); BEST Arabidopsis thaliana protein match is: lysine decarboxylase family protein (TAIR:AT2G37210.1); Has 5303 Blast hits to 5301 proteins in 1556 species: Archae - 26; Bacteria - 3660; Metazoa - 10; Fungi - 132; Plants - 396; Viruses - 0; Other Eukaryotes - 1079 (source: NCBI BLink).), translating into MEIESKFKRICVFCGSSAGNKVSYKDAAIELGTELVSRNIDLVYGGGSIGLMGLISQAVFNGGRHVIGVIPKTLMPREITGETVGEVKAVADMHQRKAEMAKHSDAFIALPGGYGTLEELLEVITWAQLGIHDKPVGLLNVEGYYNSLLSFIDKAVEEGFISPTARHIIVSAPSAKELVKKLEDYVPRHEKVASKKSWEMEQIGLSPTCEISR
- the LOG1 gene encoding Putative lysine decarboxylase family protein, whose translation is MEIESKFKRICVFCGSSAGNKVSYKDAAIELGTELVSRNIDLVYGGGSIGLMGLISQAVFNGGRHVIGVIPKTLMPREITGETVGEVKAVADMHQRKAEMAKHSDAFIALPGGYGTLEELLEVITWAQLGIHDKPVIILLPFLFIYITLYIPNNLK
- a CDS encoding trimethylguanosine synthase (DUF707) (Protein of unknown function (DUF707); CONTAINS InterPro DOMAIN/s: Protein of unknown function DUF707 (InterPro:IPR007877); BEST Arabidopsis thaliana protein match is: Protein of unknown function (DUF707) (TAIR:AT1G08040.2); Has 326 Blast hits to 325 proteins in 27 species: Archae - 0; Bacteria - 15; Metazoa - 0; Fungi - 0; Plants - 305; Viruses - 0; Other Eukaryotes - 6 (source: NCBI BLink).) translates to MGTMHRSGAPRRTNENAKVIITTILGIVFGTFIGITLPSLSFKINLPSRLISSLDVAISGDKSPEDFGSRKFPEIYVPTNPRGAELLPPGIVVAKTDFYLRRLWGEPNEDLKKKPKYLVTFTVGFEQRNHINGVVKKFSEDFQILLFHYDGRTTEWDQFEWSKSAIHISTRKQTKWWYAKRFLHPDVVSAYEYIFIWDEDLGVEHFNADKYIELVKKHGLEISQPGLEPNNGLTWEMTKRRGDREVHKDTKEKPGWCKDPHLPPCAAFVEIMAPVFSREAWRCVWHMIQNDLVHGWGLDFALRRCVEPAHEKIGVVDSQWIIHKVIPSLGSQGKSENGKAPWQGVRDRCKMEWTMFQNRLADADKEYLGKMVKD